In Burkholderia sp. NRF60-BP8, a single window of DNA contains:
- a CDS encoding SulP family inorganic anion transporter, with the protein MAWLAGDATAGVTLSAVLVPAGMAYAIASGLSAASGLYASIAALVTYAVFGPSRILVLGPDSALIALIAASIVPLAHGNSAHAAALAGALALLSGGLCLAVGLFRLGFITDLLSTPIRYGYLNGIIVTIIVSQLPKLLGLTVHEASILQQLRAVASAMAAGKTNLAALSIGVLSLAVILAFRRWAPKVPGVLVAVVVATVGTACFDLAARAGVSVVGTLPRGLPLPRFPALASSEWLALSASAAAIALVSFTDISMLSQIYGLRSGDGVDRNREFVALGIANIAAGLFQGFSVAASGSRTPVAEGAGAKSQACGLIAALIVAALLVFAPQALRDTPQATLGAVVVAASFSLIEIAGLRRLYRLRRPEFVQSLACFAGVVLSGVVAGVGIALGLAVLAFLWRAWRPYSAVLGRRDGVKGYHDIARHPDARRIPGLVLLRWDAPLFFANAEIFRERVMSAARDAPTRTRWVAIAAEPVTDIDVTAADMLARLDDELDDADMQLCFAELKGPVKDSLKRYGLYERIGEDHFMPTVGETVSAYLKSHSVEWHDWEGEG; encoded by the coding sequence ATGGCCTGGCTGGCGGGCGACGCCACCGCGGGGGTGACGCTGAGCGCCGTGCTGGTGCCCGCCGGCATGGCCTATGCGATCGCGTCCGGCCTGTCCGCCGCGTCGGGGCTCTATGCGTCGATTGCCGCGCTGGTCACTTATGCGGTGTTCGGACCGAGCCGCATCCTCGTGCTCGGGCCAGATTCCGCGCTCATTGCGCTGATCGCGGCGAGCATCGTACCGCTCGCGCACGGCAACTCCGCGCATGCGGCGGCGCTCGCGGGCGCGCTTGCGTTGCTGTCCGGCGGCCTGTGTCTGGCGGTTGGCCTGTTCCGGCTGGGCTTCATCACCGATCTGCTGTCTACGCCGATCCGCTACGGCTATCTGAACGGCATCATCGTCACGATCATCGTCAGCCAGTTACCGAAGCTGCTCGGCCTGACCGTGCATGAAGCGTCGATTCTGCAGCAACTGCGCGCAGTCGCGAGCGCCATGGCTGCCGGCAAAACCAACCTCGCGGCCTTGTCGATCGGTGTGCTGTCGCTCGCCGTCATTCTCGCGTTCAGACGCTGGGCGCCGAAAGTGCCGGGGGTGCTGGTCGCCGTGGTCGTCGCGACCGTCGGGACCGCCTGTTTCGATCTGGCGGCCCGGGCCGGCGTCAGCGTAGTGGGCACATTGCCTCGGGGGCTGCCGTTGCCGCGTTTTCCGGCGCTTGCGTCGAGCGAATGGCTCGCACTATCGGCCAGTGCCGCCGCCATCGCGCTGGTGTCGTTTACGGACATCAGCATGCTGTCGCAGATATACGGGCTGCGCAGCGGCGACGGTGTCGACCGCAATCGCGAATTCGTCGCGCTCGGGATCGCGAATATCGCGGCGGGACTGTTCCAGGGCTTTTCGGTCGCGGCCAGCGGATCGCGCACGCCGGTCGCCGAGGGGGCCGGTGCGAAGAGTCAGGCCTGCGGCCTGATTGCCGCGCTCATCGTGGCGGCGTTGCTGGTTTTTGCCCCGCAGGCGCTCCGCGATACGCCGCAAGCCACCCTGGGGGCCGTGGTCGTGGCCGCCTCGTTTTCGTTGATCGAAATCGCCGGCCTGCGGCGGCTTTACCGGCTGCGCCGTCCGGAATTCGTGCAGTCGCTCGCATGCTTTGCCGGGGTCGTGCTGTCGGGCGTGGTGGCTGGCGTGGGTATCGCACTCGGGCTTGCCGTGCTGGCCTTCCTCTGGAGGGCGTGGCGTCCTTATTCGGCCGTGCTCGGCCGGCGCGACGGCGTGAAGGGCTATCACGATATCGCGCGTCATCCGGACGCGCGGCGCATCCCCGGGCTGGTTCTGCTGCGCTGGGATGCGCCGCTGTTCTTCGCCAATGCGGAAATCTTTCGCGAGCGCGTGATGAGCGCGGCGCGCGATGCGCCTACCCGTACCCGTTGGGTCGCCATCGCGGCCGAGCCCGTGACGGATATCGACGTCACCGCCGCCGACATGCTGGCGAGGCTCGACGACGAACTCGACGATGCGGACATGCAGCTATGCTTCGCGGAACTCAAGGGGCCGGTCAAGGACAGCCTGAAGCGATACGGATTGTACGAGCGGATCGGCGAGGATCATTTCATGCCGACGGTCGGCGAAACCGTGTCGGCGTATCTGAAATCTCATTCGGTCGAGTGGCACGATTGGGAAGGCGAAGGATGA
- a CDS encoding AsmA family protein: MAQLNASGMTIARMAGKVVAWLVAVLIILIAAIALFVFTFDWNRARPMVDDKVSAAIGRAFTINGDLTVSWHRASGETGWRAWILWPTFAARNITIANPDWTKQRYFATLDEIDFQVKLLPLLTHDIVIPTINLVRPSIDLERVADGRNNWTFKLKSSAHPLEWKLDLHDIRLDQGNIALSDQPQDVAMQATVNTLGHAIPIGEVLKQQENKSRSASADVVGKRGARKLSTQAQAAASAASAASAASAASASGVSAAPTMLGSPASAGQQPASGTPAAVTQPTSEPQYGIGWTATGSYKHSALSGSGKLGGVLALQDASRPVPVQADVKAGDLHVSLVGTVTDPAHLAAVDLRLWLQGSSLDRLYPLTGITLPQTPPYATEGHLTGNIKPGGSVFRYEKFSSRVGGSDLDGTLIYTQRAPRPLLTGEVVSNLLQFKDLAPVIGADSNASKARRGDTARQPANKALPVEGFRTERWKAIDADVKFTGRRIVKDPALPITDLYTHIVMIDGVLSLEPLKFGVAGGAIASDLHLDGRERPLKARASTRVRHLKLKQLLPTVKTMQSALGEVNGDAQLSATGNTPAALAASANGEVKLLVTDGVLSRLLMEAAGLNVANVVYEKLYGDRTVHINCAAADFVVTDGVLDSHAFALDTDDAVINIDGKVNMKNETMDLGVHPHTKGFRIFTLRSPLYVKGTFKNPHVGVNPTALALRGGAMVGLGIVNPFAALIPLIAPSNNKPLPCQQLIAAMQSQQPTAPPPGQRKKAKGLRLPPGTPVGDATRSSVLGMPLPKTTR, encoded by the coding sequence ATGGCTCAACTGAACGCGTCCGGAATGACGATCGCCAGAATGGCAGGCAAAGTCGTTGCGTGGCTCGTCGCAGTACTGATCATTCTGATCGCGGCGATCGCGCTGTTCGTCTTCACGTTCGACTGGAACCGGGCGCGGCCCATGGTCGACGACAAGGTGAGCGCCGCGATCGGTCGTGCGTTCACGATCAACGGCGACCTGACCGTGAGCTGGCATCGCGCCAGCGGCGAAACCGGCTGGCGCGCGTGGATTCTTTGGCCCACCTTTGCGGCGCGAAACATCACGATCGCGAACCCGGACTGGACGAAACAGCGGTACTTCGCCACGCTCGACGAAATCGACTTCCAGGTGAAGCTGCTTCCGCTGCTCACGCACGACATCGTCATTCCGACCATCAACCTGGTGCGTCCTTCCATCGACCTCGAACGCGTCGCCGATGGACGAAACAACTGGACCTTCAAGCTCAAGTCCTCCGCGCACCCGCTCGAGTGGAAGCTCGACCTGCACGACATTCGGCTCGACCAGGGCAACATCGCGCTGTCCGACCAGCCACAAGACGTGGCGATGCAGGCGACGGTCAATACGCTCGGTCATGCGATCCCGATCGGCGAAGTCCTGAAGCAACAGGAAAACAAGTCGCGCAGCGCATCGGCCGACGTGGTCGGCAAGCGCGGCGCGCGAAAACTGAGCACGCAGGCGCAAGCGGCGGCATCTGCGGCGTCGGCGGCATCTGCGGCGTCGGCGGCGTCGGCATCCGGCGTATCGGCAGCGCCGACCATGCTCGGAAGCCCCGCTTCGGCCGGCCAACAGCCTGCAAGCGGAACGCCTGCCGCCGTCACGCAACCGACGAGCGAGCCGCAATACGGCATCGGCTGGACAGCGACAGGCAGCTACAAGCATTCGGCGCTGTCGGGCAGCGGCAAGCTCGGCGGCGTGCTCGCGCTGCAGGACGCGTCGCGGCCCGTCCCGGTACAGGCCGACGTCAAGGCGGGCGACCTGCATGTTTCATTGGTTGGGACCGTCACCGACCCCGCCCATCTGGCTGCCGTCGATTTGCGCCTGTGGCTGCAAGGCTCGAGCCTCGATCGCCTGTATCCATTGACGGGCATCACGCTCCCCCAGACCCCGCCCTATGCCACGGAGGGTCATCTGACAGGCAACATCAAACCCGGCGGCAGCGTGTTCCGTTATGAAAAATTTTCAAGCCGGGTGGGCGGCAGCGATCTCGACGGCACGCTGATCTATACGCAGCGCGCACCGCGACCGCTGCTCACGGGCGAGGTGGTCTCGAATCTGCTGCAGTTCAAGGATCTGGCACCGGTGATCGGCGCGGACAGCAACGCGAGCAAGGCCAGGCGCGGCGACACCGCGCGTCAGCCGGCGAACAAGGCCCTGCCTGTCGAGGGCTTCAGGACCGAGCGCTGGAAGGCGATCGATGCCGACGTGAAATTCACGGGCCGCCGCATCGTCAAGGATCCGGCGCTGCCCATTACGGATCTGTACACGCACATCGTGATGATCGATGGCGTGCTGTCGCTGGAGCCGCTCAAGTTCGGCGTCGCGGGTGGCGCGATCGCATCGGATCTTCATCTCGACGGCCGCGAGCGGCCGCTCAAGGCGCGCGCGTCGACGCGCGTGCGCCATCTCAAGCTGAAGCAGTTGCTGCCCACCGTGAAGACGATGCAAAGCGCGCTCGGCGAAGTCAATGGCGACGCGCAGTTGTCCGCGACCGGCAACACGCCGGCGGCGCTCGCGGCCAGCGCCAACGGCGAGGTGAAGCTGCTCGTCACCGACGGCGTGCTGAGCCGACTGCTCATGGAAGCCGCCGGCCTGAACGTCGCGAATGTCGTCTACGAAAAGCTGTATGGCGATCGCACCGTGCACATCAACTGCGCGGCCGCCGATTTCGTCGTCACCGATGGCGTGCTCGATTCGCATGCGTTCGCACTCGACACGGACGACGCCGTCATCAACATCGACGGCAAGGTGAACATGAAGAACGAAACGATGGATCTCGGCGTCCACCCGCACACGAAGGGCTTTCGCATTTTCACGCTGCGCTCGCCGCTCTACGTCAAGGGCACATTCAAGAATCCGCACGTCGGCGTGAACCCGACCGCGCTCGCGCTACGCGGCGGCGCGATGGTCGGCCTCGGCATCGTCAATCCGTTCGCCGCGCTGATTCCGTTGATCGCGCCGAGCAACAACAAACCGCTGCCGTGCCAGCAACTGATCGCGGCGATGCAGTCGCAGCAACCGACCGCCCCGCCGCCGGGCCAACGCAAGAAGGCCAAAGGACTGCGCCTGCCGCCGGGCACGCCGGTCGGGGACGCGACTCGTTCCTCCGTCCTCGGCATGCCGTTACCCAAGACAACGCGCTGA
- a CDS encoding ferritin-like domain-containing protein, with protein MTKSPATHDAVPESSDPFVLDLKKIREDARKHMSDGPVTQTYGADRTKVLKLLNDALATEIVCTLRYKRHYFMARGINSEAVAQEFAQHATEEQEHADRIAERIVQLGGEPDFAPDGLKTRAHSEYREGTDLTSMIGENLVAERIAIDTYREIIRYLGEKDVTTRRLFEEILAVEEEHADDMADLLQGRG; from the coding sequence ATGACGAAATCACCTGCAACCCATGACGCCGTACCTGAATCCAGCGACCCGTTCGTACTGGACCTCAAGAAAATTCGCGAAGACGCGCGCAAGCACATGTCGGACGGCCCGGTCACGCAAACGTACGGCGCGGACCGCACCAAGGTGCTGAAGCTGCTCAATGACGCGCTGGCGACCGAGATCGTCTGCACGCTGCGTTACAAGCGGCATTACTTCATGGCCAGGGGCATCAATTCGGAAGCCGTGGCGCAGGAATTCGCGCAGCATGCGACCGAAGAGCAGGAGCACGCCGACCGGATCGCCGAGCGCATCGTGCAGCTCGGCGGCGAACCCGATTTCGCGCCGGACGGCCTGAAAACGCGTGCGCATTCGGAGTACCGGGAAGGCACGGACCTGACCAGCATGATCGGCGAGAATCTGGTCGCCGAGCGGATTGCCATCGATACGTATCGGGAGATCATCCGCTACCTCGGCGAGAAGGATGTCACGACGCGCCGGCTGTTCGAGGAGATTCTCGCGGTCGAGGAAGAGCATGCCGACGATATGGCCGATCTGCTCCAGGGGCGCGGATAG